From the Desulfohalovibrio reitneri genome, one window contains:
- a CDS encoding HDOD domain-containing protein, which translates to MDKAATASGGEGRWDMESLIKSLEQLPSPPHVATRILSSVSDEDEFEEIADLVRSDPAMAGKVLRLANSPAYGRHSQVNTVEDAMLVLGASTLRTILLGSFIRDTVLKKGAGSDPAVTGVWKHSLLTASTARLLAARLYPSMQQRAFTSGMVHDLGKMALLCVRPHRYERFLDRVERGGLEMLRAEQEALGVDHCQAGKWLAEHWGLPGYLVEVVWLHHHPWEALREAAAHPELLDMVCMANRIAHEIAVDYAEPHFANGTRELAEKAGFDAQTLEGVRGEVVEEFTRTAALFDMEIEPGEVYLEALGRANSKLCGMGVRHLRERELLDRCNAVLRASASMAPRLACAEDVRQLAARTAEDMAEHLPHSSGALLIRGRSGMVRVASWRKGKPVECENGPKGPRRPKSLEGPLREAFARAAALLGGESAPAEPLQGDGVLVLPIASPAGAESAVAENWLQGRLLVCLSAPGGGSPSTEEVNGLWQICQLLAANLERLQLRASLHKRAEDLSRAMIKLNAAREKARHAERLATVGQLAAGTAHEINNPLSIVYARAQIMEQKEDDPAKKKNLGQMLSQLDRISNILQHLMDFARPAPPVMEDLSLNDLVRDALELMRDGLEDNGIEVRTDLDDSLPPVRGDQDQLQSLLVNLLLNGQQAMLEKGVENPSLALSTHLDDSGDKAVLRVRDTGPGIPTDVVDRVFEPFFTTKEQGSGTGLGLSICYGIVQSHNGVIRLQNAAGGGAEAVVWLPLAPAAAPAESREPRRADVLVVDDEDYIRELLRETLNSAGFGVETAVDGQEARDRLLSKRYRLVLLDLRMPRREGMEVLRDIRAGGVNTPVIVLTGAASDEEVRMAKGLGAVSAVRKPFKVDELLALARRTMAPAEKQ; encoded by the coding sequence ATGGACAAAGCGGCGACGGCCTCGGGCGGCGAGGGAAGGTGGGACATGGAGTCCCTGATCAAGAGTCTGGAGCAGCTTCCCTCCCCGCCACACGTGGCAACGCGGATTCTCTCCTCCGTATCGGACGAGGACGAGTTCGAAGAGATCGCGGATCTGGTGCGCTCCGACCCGGCCATGGCCGGGAAGGTGTTGCGGCTGGCCAACTCCCCGGCCTACGGCCGGCACAGCCAGGTCAACACCGTGGAGGACGCCATGCTGGTGCTGGGCGCGTCCACTCTGCGGACCATCCTGCTCGGCTCCTTCATACGAGACACGGTTCTGAAAAAGGGGGCCGGGAGCGACCCGGCGGTAACGGGCGTCTGGAAGCACTCGCTGCTCACCGCCTCGACCGCCCGCCTGTTGGCCGCCCGGCTGTACCCCTCCATGCAGCAGCGCGCTTTCACCTCCGGCATGGTGCACGACCTGGGCAAGATGGCCCTTCTGTGCGTGCGGCCGCACCGCTACGAGCGTTTCCTGGACCGAGTGGAACGCGGCGGGCTGGAGATGTTGCGGGCCGAACAGGAGGCGCTGGGGGTTGACCACTGCCAGGCGGGCAAATGGCTGGCCGAGCACTGGGGCCTGCCCGGCTATCTGGTGGAGGTTGTCTGGCTGCACCACCACCCCTGGGAGGCCCTGCGGGAGGCCGCCGCCCACCCGGAGCTGCTGGACATGGTCTGCATGGCCAACCGCATCGCCCACGAAATCGCCGTGGATTACGCCGAACCGCACTTCGCCAACGGCACCAGGGAGCTTGCGGAAAAGGCCGGCTTCGACGCCCAGACCCTTGAGGGGGTGCGGGGCGAGGTGGTGGAGGAGTTCACCCGCACTGCCGCCCTGTTCGACATGGAGATCGAACCGGGCGAGGTGTACCTGGAGGCCTTGGGGCGGGCCAACTCCAAGCTGTGCGGCATGGGGGTGCGCCACCTGCGGGAGCGTGAGCTTCTGGACCGCTGCAACGCCGTGCTCCGCGCCTCCGCCTCCATGGCCCCCAGGCTGGCCTGCGCCGAGGACGTGCGCCAGTTGGCCGCCCGCACGGCCGAGGACATGGCCGAACATCTGCCGCACAGTTCCGGGGCGCTGCTCATCCGGGGGCGCTCGGGAATGGTGCGGGTCGCTTCCTGGCGCAAGGGCAAGCCGGTCGAATGCGAGAACGGACCCAAGGGCCCGCGCCGGCCCAAGTCGCTGGAGGGGCCGCTTCGGGAGGCCTTCGCCCGGGCGGCCGCCCTGCTCGGCGGCGAGTCGGCCCCGGCCGAGCCGCTGCAAGGGGACGGCGTGCTGGTGCTGCCCATCGCCTCCCCGGCCGGAGCGGAATCGGCCGTGGCCGAGAACTGGCTGCAGGGGCGGCTTTTGGTGTGTTTGTCCGCGCCGGGCGGCGGTTCCCCGTCCACGGAGGAGGTCAACGGCCTGTGGCAGATCTGCCAACTGCTGGCGGCCAACCTGGAGCGGTTGCAGCTGCGGGCCAGCCTGCACAAGCGGGCCGAGGACCTCAGCCGGGCCATGATCAAGCTCAACGCCGCCCGCGAGAAGGCGCGGCACGCCGAGCGGCTGGCCACGGTGGGCCAGTTGGCGGCGGGCACGGCACACGAGATCAACAACCCCCTGTCCATCGTCTACGCCCGCGCCCAAATCATGGAGCAGAAGGAGGACGATCCGGCCAAGAAGAAGAACCTCGGCCAGATGCTCTCCCAGCTGGACCGCATCAGCAACATCCTCCAGCATCTCATGGATTTCGCCCGGCCCGCACCGCCCGTCATGGAGGACCTCTCCCTCAACGACCTGGTGCGCGACGCCCTGGAACTGATGCGCGACGGGCTGGAGGACAACGGCATCGAGGTGCGGACGGACCTGGACGACAGCCTGCCGCCCGTCCGGGGCGACCAGGACCAGTTGCAGTCGCTGCTGGTGAACCTGCTGCTCAACGGGCAGCAGGCCATGCTGGAAAAAGGCGTGGAAAACCCCTCCCTGGCGCTTTCCACTCACCTGGACGACTCCGGAGACAAGGCTGTGCTGCGTGTGCGCGACACCGGCCCCGGCATCCCCACGGACGTTGTGGACCGGGTTTTCGAGCCCTTTTTCACCACCAAGGAGCAGGGCAGCGGAACCGGCCTGGGGCTGTCCATCTGCTACGGCATCGTGCAAAGCCACAACGGCGTCATACGGCTGCAGAACGCCGCGGGCGGCGGGGCGGAGGCGGTGGTCTGGCTGCCCCTGGCCCCGGCCGCGGCCCCGGCCGAAAGCAGGGAGCCGCGCCGTGCGGACGTGCTGGTGGTGGACGACGAGGACTACATCCGCGAACTGCTGCGCGAGACCCTCAACTCCGCGGGATTCGGCGTGGAGACGGCCGTGGACGGCCAGGAGGCCAGGGACCGCCTGCTTTCCAAGCGCTACCGGCTGGTGCTTCTGGACCTCCGCATGCCCAGGCGCGAGGGCATGGAGGTGTTGCGCGACATCCGAGCCGGAGGGGTGAACACCCCGGTCATCGTGCTCACCGGCGCGGCCAGCGATGAGGAGGTGCGCATGGCCAAGGGGCTGGGCGCGGTCTCGGCCGTGCGCAAGCCCTTCAAGGTGGATGAGCTGCTGGCCCTGGCTCGGCGGACCATGGCCCCGGCGGAGAAACAATGA
- the glmS gene encoding glutamine--fructose-6-phosphate transaminase (isomerizing) — protein sequence MCGIIAYSGPRQAVPVCLDGLSRLEYRGYDSAGVAYVSEGAMRVVKERGKVSVLREAVSGNGAHKSRAAVAHTRWATHGEPSRVNAHPHLDASGGLAMVHNGILENYLELKTEMEAEGIRFDSQTDSEVLVKLIGRELARGLSMNEALAAALERAEGSYAITLLDRGNPERLWAVRNKSPLVLGVGEDECFLASDVTAFLAHTREVVHLDDGEVVEVNGGSWNVTRAPGRAGRRKLVELVDWDVQAARKDGHPHFMLKEILEQPKVIRDCLTGRVTADGALRLDEVEARPVPSKLTILACGTSYYAGLWGKYVIERLAKVPVEVHVASEFRYEEPVLGPGDHVLVISQSGETADTLGGLELARERGAELLGLCNVVGSSIARGVDTVLYTQAGPEISVASTKAMCSQMLMLLLMAVSHGRRNGSLAEEAERELLDGLLGLADSVEESLDTIRVQARRLAREYAHASHFLFLGRGIFFPLAMEGALKLKEISYIHAEGYPSGEMKHGPIALIDRDFPTLALAQRDRLYAKVKSNLAEVRARGGPVIALTNPGHDLDVERAWEIPSLPEPLNTFMVLPALQLFAYEAAVALGRDVDQPRNLAKSVTVE from the coding sequence ATGTGCGGCATCATAGCCTATTCCGGACCGCGCCAGGCGGTGCCGGTCTGCCTGGACGGCCTGTCCCGGCTGGAATACAGGGGGTACGATTCGGCGGGTGTGGCCTATGTCAGCGAAGGCGCCATGCGGGTGGTCAAGGAGCGGGGCAAGGTCTCGGTCCTGCGCGAGGCGGTGAGCGGCAACGGGGCGCACAAATCCCGCGCGGCCGTGGCTCATACAAGATGGGCCACCCACGGCGAGCCGAGCCGGGTCAACGCCCATCCCCACCTGGACGCATCGGGCGGGCTGGCCATGGTGCACAACGGCATCCTGGAAAACTACCTGGAACTCAAAACGGAGATGGAGGCGGAGGGCATCCGCTTCGACTCCCAGACCGACTCCGAGGTGCTGGTCAAGCTCATCGGCCGGGAGCTGGCCCGGGGGCTCTCCATGAACGAGGCCCTGGCGGCAGCGCTTGAACGGGCCGAAGGCTCCTATGCCATCACCCTTCTCGACCGGGGCAACCCCGAACGGCTGTGGGCGGTGCGCAACAAGAGCCCCCTGGTGCTGGGCGTGGGCGAGGATGAGTGCTTCCTGGCCTCGGACGTGACCGCCTTTTTGGCCCACACCCGCGAGGTGGTCCACCTGGACGACGGCGAGGTGGTGGAGGTGAACGGCGGCTCCTGGAACGTGACCCGCGCGCCGGGCCGGGCGGGACGCCGCAAGCTGGTGGAGCTGGTGGACTGGGACGTGCAGGCCGCGCGCAAGGACGGCCACCCCCATTTCATGCTCAAGGAAATCCTGGAGCAGCCCAAGGTCATCCGCGACTGCCTCACCGGCCGGGTGACCGCCGACGGCGCCCTGCGCCTGGACGAAGTGGAGGCGCGGCCCGTGCCGTCCAAGCTGACCATCCTGGCCTGCGGCACCTCCTATTACGCCGGGCTGTGGGGCAAATACGTCATCGAGCGGCTGGCCAAGGTGCCGGTGGAGGTCCACGTGGCCTCGGAGTTCCGCTACGAGGAGCCGGTGCTCGGGCCCGGGGACCACGTGCTGGTCATCAGCCAGTCCGGCGAGACCGCCGACACCCTGGGCGGGCTGGAGCTGGCCCGGGAGCGCGGCGCGGAGCTGCTGGGGCTGTGCAACGTGGTGGGTTCCTCCATCGCCCGCGGCGTGGACACCGTGCTCTACACCCAGGCCGGGCCGGAGATCAGCGTGGCCTCCACCAAGGCCATGTGCTCCCAGATGCTCATGCTGCTGCTCATGGCCGTGTCCCATGGCCGGCGCAACGGCTCGCTGGCCGAGGAGGCGGAGCGGGAACTGCTGGACGGCCTGCTGGGGCTGGCCGACTCCGTAGAGGAATCCCTGGATACCATCCGCGTCCAGGCCAGGCGGCTGGCCCGGGAATACGCCCATGCCAGTCACTTCCTCTTCCTTGGGCGCGGGATCTTCTTCCCCCTGGCCATGGAAGGCGCGCTGAAGCTCAAGGAGATTTCCTACATCCACGCCGAGGGCTATCCCTCGGGCGAGATGAAGCACGGTCCCATCGCCCTCATCGACCGCGATTTCCCGACCCTGGCCCTGGCCCAGCGGGACAGGCTGTACGCCAAGGTCAAGTCCAACCTGGCCGAGGTGCGCGCCCGGGGCGGCCCGGTCATCGCCCTGACCAACCCCGGTCACGACCTGGACGTGGAGCGCGCCTGGGAGATTCCGTCCCTGCCGGAGCCGCTGAACACCTTCATGGTGCTGCCCGCCCTGCAGTTGTTCGCCTACGAGGCGGCCGTGGCCCTGGGGCGGGACGTGGACCAGCCCCGCAACCTGGCCAAGAGCGTGACAGTGGAATGA
- a CDS encoding glycosyltransferase family 2 protein, translating to MSRPLVSVVIPVFNASETLREAVASVQAQEVDDLEVVVVDDGSTDGTPALVEAMASEDGRVRLIRQENAGSPSARANGFRQSRGTFVSTLDGDDLWPEDKLGKQLDVLREDPDAVVIGGIKRFHEQDGRREWLGETMPFPYNDSDSYLRRLLAAENQEMAIMATFCAKREHLLEDNYDPAFLTAHDWEAWLRLAAKHRFVPLESVLYLYRKHLSSVTRRRPRRQTIDSQLSVLRKHLPLHGLSARERDDIWTTQVARIARRYMDRREYGGAWYCLRKGAARPSVFTRPEYIRLVLSNAKRQAVTAARSLAKRGGGQNPPKKRWQP from the coding sequence ATGAGTCGGCCTCTCGTGTCCGTGGTCATCCCGGTTTTCAACGCCTCCGAAACGCTTCGCGAGGCTGTGGCCAGCGTCCAGGCCCAGGAGGTGGACGACCTGGAGGTCGTGGTGGTGGACGACGGCTCCACCGACGGCACGCCCGCTCTGGTGGAGGCCATGGCCAGCGAGGACGGACGCGTCCGCCTCATCCGCCAGGAGAACGCTGGCAGCCCGTCCGCCCGGGCCAACGGTTTCAGGCAGTCCCGGGGCACGTTCGTCAGTACCCTCGACGGCGACGACCTGTGGCCGGAGGACAAGCTGGGCAAGCAGCTCGACGTGTTGCGAGAGGACCCGGACGCCGTGGTAATCGGCGGCATCAAACGGTTCCACGAGCAGGACGGGCGGCGGGAATGGCTGGGAGAGACCATGCCCTTCCCCTATAATGACAGCGATTCCTACCTGCGGCGGCTGCTGGCCGCGGAGAACCAGGAGATGGCCATTATGGCCACGTTCTGCGCCAAGCGCGAACACTTGCTGGAGGACAACTACGACCCCGCCTTCCTCACGGCGCATGACTGGGAGGCGTGGCTGCGTCTGGCGGCCAAGCATCGCTTCGTCCCCCTGGAGTCCGTCCTCTATCTGTACCGCAAGCACCTCTCCAGCGTTACCCGCAGGCGTCCGCGTCGGCAGACCATCGATTCGCAACTGTCCGTCCTGCGCAAGCATCTGCCGTTGCACGGCCTCTCCGCGCGGGAGCGGGACGACATCTGGACCACGCAGGTGGCGCGCATCGCCCGGCGGTACATGGACCGCCGGGAGTACGGCGGCGCCTGGTACTGCCTGCGCAAGGGCGCGGCCAGGCCGTCCGTGTTCACCAGGCCGGAGTACATCAGGCTTGTTCTTTCCAATGCCAAACGCCAGGCGGTCACGGCGGCACGCTCCCTGGCCAAGCGAGGGGGCGGCCAAAATCCCCCGAAAAAAAGGTGGCAGCCATGA
- a CDS encoding MinD/ParA family protein, translating into MSTHGSGRARVVSIASGKGGVGKTSLAVNLARSLAEAGKRTCLLDADLGLANVDILLGLEPKYTLEDVLFNGLPMERALVQVRERLHVLSGSSGVQRMAVLDRASRARLAGELGKLDGFDYLVVDNSPGITPQIISLCLASQDVVAVTTPDAASVTDAYALLKVLRNNGQVRRPLLLVNRARTLRQATRVHQRMDQTAASHLGLGCSLLGVVPDDADVSRAAAMRTPVLDMAPAAPASRMIKRAAERLLEAGGARSRPGRSPGDFFQDLMVRMQGLADAFGPGKDPRLERVAGKLDELLRRKMDRDLRLGLEELRRILGNGSAPGRGGAERTARDNGSGKAVKKAAPAKDAGTGASPEATPGTGKPVPSPGAKKPSVVLLCCPDPPMLELLEEVVAELGLTAEARPVEELLRGGVKPGPEVAVVCWDGPEADKTRLLRALKDMPVILLEGLRTRPCADPAYLSLASAVLHRPFRLEQLRSLVAEHAASA; encoded by the coding sequence ATGAGCACCCACGGCTCCGGCCGGGCCAGGGTGGTGTCCATCGCCAGCGGCAAGGGCGGCGTGGGCAAGACCAGCCTGGCCGTGAACCTGGCCCGCTCCCTGGCGGAGGCGGGCAAGCGCACCTGCCTGCTGGACGCGGACCTGGGCCTGGCCAACGTGGACATCCTGCTGGGATTGGAGCCCAAGTACACCCTGGAGGACGTGCTCTTCAACGGCCTGCCCATGGAGCGCGCCCTGGTGCAGGTGCGGGAGCGGCTGCACGTGCTTTCCGGCAGTTCCGGGGTGCAGCGCATGGCCGTGCTGGACCGCGCCTCGCGGGCCAGGCTGGCGGGCGAGCTGGGCAAGCTGGACGGTTTCGACTACTTGGTGGTGGATAATTCCCCGGGCATCACCCCGCAGATCATCTCCCTTTGCCTGGCCTCCCAGGACGTGGTGGCCGTGACCACCCCGGACGCGGCCTCGGTCACCGACGCCTACGCCCTGCTCAAGGTGCTGCGCAATAACGGGCAGGTGCGGCGGCCGCTGCTGCTGGTCAACCGGGCGCGCACACTGCGTCAGGCCACCAGGGTCCACCAGCGCATGGACCAGACCGCCGCCAGCCACCTGGGGCTGGGCTGCTCCCTGCTGGGCGTGGTGCCGGACGACGCGGACGTGTCCCGCGCCGCCGCCATGCGTACCCCGGTGCTGGATATGGCCCCGGCCGCCCCGGCCTCGCGCATGATCAAGCGGGCGGCCGAGCGTCTGCTGGAGGCGGGCGGCGCGCGTTCCCGGCCGGGGCGCAGCCCGGGGGACTTCTTTCAGGATCTCATGGTTCGCATGCAGGGGTTGGCGGACGCCTTCGGCCCCGGCAAGGACCCCCGTCTGGAGCGTGTCGCGGGCAAGCTGGACGAGCTGCTGCGGCGGAAGATGGACCGGGACCTGCGGCTGGGACTCGAGGAGCTGCGCAGGATTCTGGGCAACGGCTCCGCCCCGGGCCGGGGCGGAGCGGAGCGGACAGCCCGGGACAACGGGAGCGGGAAGGCCGTGAAGAAGGCCGCTCCCGCAAAGGACGCCGGAACCGGGGCCTCGCCGGAAGCCACCCCCGGGACCGGCAAGCCCGTGCCGTCGCCGGGTGCGAAGAAGCCGTCCGTGGTGCTGCTCTGCTGCCCGGACCCGCCCATGCTGGAGCTTCTGGAGGAGGTGGTGGCCGAGCTGGGACTGACGGCCGAGGCCCGCCCCGTGGAGGAATTGCTGCGCGGCGGCGTCAAACCGGGGCCGGAGGTTGCCGTTGTCTGCTGGGACGGCCCGGAGGCGGACAAGACCCGTCTGCTGCGGGCCTTGAAGGACATGCCGGTCATCCTCCTGGAGGGGCTGCGCACCCGGCCCTGCGCCGATCCCGCTTACCTGAGCCTGGCCAGCGCCGTCCTGCACCGGCCGTTCAGGCTCGAACAACTCCGCTCCCTCGTCGCCGAGCACGCCGCGAGCGCCTGA